One genomic segment of Trichococcus shcherbakoviae includes these proteins:
- a CDS encoding cytochrome D1 domain-containing protein, whose translation MKKRITLALLSSVGLLLAACGQEESTSSQNSSQQAIVSTSQETSESQSSSKEENKEQTEAYYTSDTGSVTKVDAQTHEVVDTIAIDGSAHNVQISPDEKVIGVTIVPSEGHAEDSSGSNESMEMEHDEDSDTSMSNESMEMGQDEDSDTSMSNESDDEKGIAAFYDAETGEKLAEVEVGSHPAHIVFTNDGNYAAVSNNGENTVSVIDVSTYEVVETIPTGEGPHGFRIAEDGKTAYVANMGEDTVSVLDLESMEEVNRITVGSTPATTGITSDGQTLLVTLNGENALAIVDLTTNKVEKVAVGNGPIQLFVQHDDQYVFVANEGTEENPSNTVSKVDLNSNEVVETIEVGSGAHGVVISEDDKYTFVTNAFDDTVSVIENETSEVIVTVEVGETPNGITLK comes from the coding sequence ATGAAAAAAAGAATCACTTTAGCACTATTGTCGTCAGTGGGTCTCTTGCTTGCAGCTTGTGGTCAAGAAGAGTCAACAAGTAGTCAAAATTCTTCTCAACAAGCAATTGTATCAACGTCACAAGAAACTAGTGAGTCTCAATCTAGTTCTAAAGAAGAAAATAAGGAACAAACAGAAGCCTATTACACTTCCGATACTGGAAGTGTTACAAAAGTAGATGCTCAAACGCACGAAGTTGTGGATACGATTGCCATCGATGGATCCGCACATAATGTACAAATTTCACCTGATGAAAAAGTCATTGGTGTAACAATTGTTCCCAGCGAGGGGCATGCTGAAGACAGTTCAGGTAGTAATGAAAGTATGGAGATGGAACACGACGAAGATAGTGATACCAGTATGAGCAATGAAAGTATGGAGATGGGACAGGACGAAGATAGTGATACTAGTATGAGTAATGAAAGTGACGATGAAAAAGGTATTGCAGCTTTTTATGATGCTGAAACAGGTGAAAAACTTGCAGAAGTTGAAGTAGGGAGTCACCCTGCTCATATCGTTTTCACTAACGATGGCAACTATGCAGCAGTTTCCAATAATGGAGAGAACACTGTTTCAGTCATTGATGTATCTACTTATGAAGTGGTTGAAACAATCCCAACAGGCGAAGGTCCACACGGTTTTAGAATCGCTGAAGACGGAAAAACGGCTTACGTTGCCAATATGGGTGAAGACACTGTAAGCGTCCTTGATTTAGAAAGTATGGAAGAAGTTAATAGAATAACTGTTGGCAGTACTCCAGCTACAACTGGTATTACCTCAGATGGACAAACGCTCTTAGTAACATTAAATGGAGAAAATGCGTTAGCAATCGTTGATCTGACAACCAATAAAGTTGAGAAAGTAGCAGTTGGAAATGGTCCTATCCAGTTGTTTGTTCAACATGATGATCAATATGTATTTGTGGCAAATGAAGGTACCGAAGAGAATCCTTCCAATACCGTTTCAAAGGTTGATTTAAATAGTAATGAAGTGGTCGAAACAATCGAAGTGGGTAGCGGTGCACATGGAGTTGTCATTAGTGAAGACGATAAATACACCTTTGTCACGAATGCATTCGATGATACGGTCAGTGTTATTGAGAATGAGACTAGTGAAGTTATTGTCACGGTTGAGGTTGGTGAAACACCAAATGGGATTACTCTGAAATGA
- a CDS encoding IS110 family transposase, protein MLKIVYPICCGIDVHKTFVVACIAITDNKGITTYKRHRFSTFTQGLRELLQWLELFSCFDVCMESTGKYWIPVYNILEPSVNITLAHPKYVKAIRGKKTDTKDAQWIAELFKHDLVAGSFMPPLAIRELRDLMRYRFKLTNFASSEKNRFQNSLTVSNIQIASVVSDTFGKSALKIIERILEDPEQSMLTAEELESLIHGRLIKKLPELELAVDGFITPEQKIKLKIIKEHFDALTLCKKHLEETILELAQPYQNEIQLIQTSPGFKNELSAVALISEIGVDMSEFHSSKHLCSWAGLAPTNNESAGKKKSVRISKAGCYLKPLLVQIANAVVKSTKYPEIRNKYLNIKKRRGHKKAIIAIARKLLTAIYHMLKNQEVYQAQLFSDMIDIPTSREITTEQALKLIKRQGYKITSVI, encoded by the coding sequence ATGTTGAAAATTGTTTATCCTATTTGTTGTGGAATAGATGTCCACAAAACGTTCGTGGTAGCCTGTATTGCCATCACAGACAACAAGGGAATCACAACTTACAAACGCCATCGCTTCTCGACATTCACACAAGGATTGAGAGAGCTGTTACAGTGGCTAGAGTTATTCTCTTGTTTTGATGTCTGTATGGAATCTACGGGGAAATACTGGATCCCTGTATACAATATTCTGGAACCTTCGGTTAATATTACCCTTGCTCATCCGAAATATGTGAAAGCAATTCGCGGAAAAAAGACAGATACAAAGGATGCCCAATGGATAGCTGAGTTATTCAAACACGATTTGGTTGCAGGTAGTTTCATGCCACCACTAGCGATTCGTGAATTGCGTGATTTAATGCGCTACCGGTTCAAATTAACCAATTTTGCGTCCAGTGAAAAGAACAGATTTCAAAATTCTCTAACCGTATCCAATATTCAGATCGCTAGTGTTGTTTCCGACACATTCGGAAAAAGTGCGTTGAAAATTATCGAACGCATCCTAGAAGATCCTGAGCAGTCCATGCTTACGGCAGAAGAATTAGAGAGCTTGATTCACGGTCGCCTAATAAAGAAATTACCCGAACTTGAATTAGCAGTGGACGGTTTTATTACACCGGAACAAAAGATAAAGCTGAAGATCATTAAAGAACACTTTGATGCATTAACACTATGCAAAAAACACTTAGAAGAAACTATCCTCGAACTCGCCCAGCCTTACCAAAATGAAATCCAACTCATTCAAACTTCTCCTGGATTTAAAAATGAACTATCCGCAGTCGCATTAATTTCGGAAATTGGTGTTGATATGTCTGAATTTCATTCCTCTAAACATCTCTGTTCTTGGGCAGGATTAGCACCCACAAATAATGAAAGTGCAGGGAAGAAAAAATCCGTAAGGATTTCCAAAGCGGGCTGCTATCTCAAACCATTACTGGTTCAAATAGCCAATGCCGTTGTCAAAAGTACAAAATATCCTGAAATTAGAAATAAATATCTCAATATCAAAAAAAGAAGGGGCCATAAAAAAGCAATCATCGCTATAGCCCGTAAACTCTTAACGGCTATCTATCATATGTTGAAAAACCAGGAAGTTTATCAGGCTCAACTGTTTTCCGATATGATCGATATCCCTACTTCACGAGAAATAACCACAGAACAAGCTCTTAAATTAATTAAGAGACAGGGCTATAAAATTACATCCGTTATATGA
- a CDS encoding helix-turn-helix transcriptional regulator → MKKDFGDSIGNTVYEYRVLARMSQQELADKVGVSKQTVFVMEKGNYVPTLLLAFRIADFFDVSVSDIFTYEKGTDNNGN, encoded by the coding sequence TTGAAAAAAGATTTTGGGGATTCGATCGGCAACACAGTTTATGAATATCGGGTACTTGCCAGAATGTCTCAGCAGGAATTAGCTGATAAAGTGGGGGTCTCTAAACAAACCGTTTTTGTCATGGAAAAAGGCAATTATGTCCCGACGCTATTATTAGCATTTCGAATTGCAGATTTTTTTGACGTATCTGTATCAGACATTTTTACTTACGAGAAAGGAACTGATAACAATGGAAATTAA
- a CDS encoding metalloregulator ArsR/SmtB family transcription factor has translation MKNIDLDVCKTTIIHAEKVDQVQTELKDKDFADLLVLSKCLGDSSRIKILYALATYKEMCVCDLAAIINASMASTSHHLRFLKKNGVTVSYQEGKMVYYSLANEEIVTFICSVLRVGEDLQLIS, from the coding sequence ATGAAAAATATAGATTTGGACGTTTGTAAAACGACGATTATTCATGCAGAAAAAGTTGACCAGGTTCAAACGGAACTGAAAGATAAAGATTTTGCGGATTTATTAGTACTGAGCAAGTGTCTAGGGGATTCTTCAAGGATAAAGATTTTATATGCACTCGCTACTTATAAAGAGATGTGCGTATGCGATTTAGCCGCAATCATTAATGCCAGTATGGCGTCAACTTCTCACCACTTGCGCTTCTTGAAGAAAAACGGTGTCACAGTATCGTATCAAGAAGGGAAGATGGTTTACTATTCGCTGGCCAACGAAGAAATAGTGACTTTTATTTGCTCGGTCTTAAGAGTGGGAGAAGACTTGCAACTTATATCTTAG
- a CDS encoding SHOCT domain-containing protein — MMNYYGYDMMGGWGIFMMIILVILIVIIVYAVMKLVQGGNNAGTTSNGRDEALEILDQRYAKGELSDEEYQQKKKILKS, encoded by the coding sequence ATGATGAATTATTATGGTTATGACATGATGGGCGGTTGGGGAATTTTCATGATGATTATCCTGGTAATCTTAATCGTTATTATCGTATACGCGGTGATGAAGCTAGTCCAAGGAGGCAATAATGCTGGCACAACTTCAAATGGCCGGGATGAGGCACTTGAAATCCTTGATCAGCGTTATGCAAAAGGAGAATTATCAGACGAAGAATACCAACAAAAGAAGAAAATATTGAAAAGTTAG
- a CDS encoding topoisomerase C-terminal repeat-containing protein, translating into MRVLFYGCTGYREGCTFTLPKKWSGKTLTKKNIKDLLLKQETSLIKGFKSKKGTPFNAKLKLVNNKLAFDFPNPK; encoded by the coding sequence GTGAGGGTACTATTCTATGGTTGCACGGGTTACCGTGAGGGGTGTACCTTTACACTGCCTAAAAAATGGAGTGGGAAGACCCTCACGAAGAAGAATATAAAGGATTTGTTGCTCAAACAAGAAACCAGCCTCATAAAAGGATTTAAGAGCAAAAAAGGCACCCCTTTCAACGCCAAATTGAAGTTGGTTAATAATAAACTAGCCTTTGATTTTCCCAATCCGAAATAA
- a CDS encoding helix-turn-helix transcriptional regulator, giving the protein MKNKLEELRKNKGLSQEQLAEKVLVSRQTIISLEKGRYNPSLDLAFRLSKFFNAPIEDIFIYEEE; this is encoded by the coding sequence ATGAAAAATAAATTGGAGGAACTCAGAAAAAATAAAGGACTGTCCCAAGAGCAATTGGCGGAAAAGGTGCTTGTATCAAGACAGACGATTATATCCCTTGAAAAAGGTCGTTATAATCCTTCACTCGATTTAGCTTTCAGATTGTCAAAATTTTTTAATGCACCCATTGAAGATATTTTTATTTATGAGGAGGAATAA
- a CDS encoding heavy metal translocating P-type ATPase has translation MDTEASKDTQPKEDEKHYEWILDGIDCANCASKVERGVAQVAGVANSNVNFMTQTLSFEVTNEKKDQILSQVKQKVNTLEPDVVLKNKADGTLIAMSTKTAESESAAAEAVEQDNREDGGKNELRTAIIRLVLGFSFMLAGIFLPLEGWMSFAMFVIAYLIAGYDVVWRAVRNMVRGQVFDENFLMTIATLAAFYVQEYPEAVAVMLFYQVGELFQDVALSKSRRSIADLMDIRPDYANLDTGNGIVKVAPETIRAGDFILVRPGEKVPLDGKIVEGTSAMDTSALTGESVPRSVAPGDSVLSGFINRNGVLKVVVEKPFAESTVKKILDLVENASGRKAPTEQFITKFARYYTPVVVVAALLLAVVPPLVLPGATFDEWIYRAAIFLVISCPCALVVSIPVGFFGGIGASSRKGILVKGSNYLEGLNDLKYVVMDKTGTLTKGKFEITAIEPQQGIRSEELLEIAAHAEAYSSHPIADSIKERYGQTIQEDRITAYNEISGHGIQATIDGKEVLAGNARLMEKFAVNFEEVNEIGTIVYLAVEGEYAGSLLIADAIKEDAAAAIATMKEQGVEHIIMLTGDAQSVGDAVAKKLGISEVYSELLPQDKVEKFEEILARKGKKEKVAFVGDGINDTPVLARSDIGFAMGGLGSDAAIEAADVVIMDDKPSKIGTAMQVAKDTRRIVWQNIFFALGVKGLFLILGAFGVASMWEAVFADVGVTVIAVLNAMRILNK, from the coding sequence CTGGATACTGAAGCCAGCAAGGATACCCAGCCAAAAGAGGACGAAAAACACTACGAATGGATCCTCGACGGGATCGACTGCGCCAACTGTGCGAGCAAGGTCGAAAGAGGCGTGGCTCAGGTAGCAGGTGTGGCCAACAGCAATGTGAACTTCATGACGCAGACCTTGAGCTTTGAGGTGACGAATGAGAAGAAAGACCAAATCCTCTCCCAAGTGAAACAGAAAGTGAACACGTTGGAGCCAGATGTGGTCCTGAAGAACAAGGCCGACGGTACATTGATTGCAATGAGCACGAAGACAGCCGAGTCGGAATCAGCAGCTGCTGAAGCGGTAGAGCAGGATAATAGGGAAGACGGGGGGAAAAATGAACTGAGGACAGCCATCATCCGCTTGGTGCTTGGTTTTTCCTTCATGCTGGCCGGGATCTTCCTGCCACTGGAAGGATGGATGTCTTTTGCCATGTTCGTAATTGCCTACCTGATCGCCGGCTATGATGTCGTCTGGCGTGCGGTACGGAACATGGTCCGCGGACAAGTCTTTGACGAGAACTTCCTGATGACAATTGCGACGCTGGCTGCCTTCTATGTACAGGAATATCCGGAGGCCGTCGCGGTCATGCTCTTCTACCAGGTGGGAGAACTATTCCAGGATGTCGCCCTTTCCAAGTCCCGCCGCTCGATTGCGGACCTGATGGATATCCGTCCCGATTACGCGAACCTGGATACGGGAAACGGGATTGTGAAGGTCGCACCAGAAACCATCAGGGCGGGTGATTTCATTCTGGTCCGACCGGGTGAGAAAGTGCCGTTGGACGGGAAAATCGTGGAGGGAACCTCCGCTATGGATACGTCCGCTTTGACCGGGGAATCGGTTCCGCGGAGCGTGGCCCCAGGCGACTCCGTCCTGAGTGGCTTTATCAATCGCAACGGTGTGCTGAAAGTAGTGGTGGAGAAGCCCTTTGCGGAATCCACCGTTAAGAAGATTTTGGACTTGGTCGAGAACGCCAGCGGCCGGAAGGCGCCGACCGAGCAGTTTATCACCAAATTTGCGCGCTATTATACGCCCGTCGTCGTGGTCGCCGCACTCCTGTTGGCGGTTGTGCCACCCTTGGTACTCCCGGGAGCGACGTTCGATGAATGGATCTACCGGGCAGCGATCTTCTTGGTTATTTCCTGCCCCTGTGCCCTGGTCGTCTCCATTCCCGTCGGTTTTTTCGGCGGAATTGGCGCTTCTTCAAGAAAAGGGATCCTCGTGAAGGGCAGCAACTACCTGGAAGGCCTGAATGACCTGAAGTACGTGGTGATGGATAAGACCGGTACCTTGACCAAGGGGAAGTTCGAAATCACCGCGATTGAACCCCAACAGGGAATCCGTTCGGAAGAGCTGCTCGAAATAGCTGCCCATGCCGAGGCTTATTCCAGCCACCCGATTGCCGATTCCATCAAGGAAAGATATGGCCAAACAATCCAGGAAGACCGGATCACCGCCTATAACGAAATCTCCGGACACGGAATCCAAGCCACCATTGACGGCAAGGAAGTGTTGGCCGGGAATGCCCGCCTGATGGAGAAGTTCGCGGTGAACTTCGAGGAAGTGAACGAAATCGGAACCATCGTGTATCTGGCTGTGGAAGGTGAGTACGCCGGCTCCCTCCTGATTGCAGACGCCATCAAGGAAGACGCCGCAGCCGCTATCGCCACCATGAAGGAGCAGGGAGTCGAGCATATCATCATGCTCACTGGTGACGCCCAGTCTGTAGGTGATGCAGTGGCCAAGAAACTGGGAATCTCAGAGGTCTACAGCGAACTGTTGCCGCAAGACAAGGTGGAAAAATTCGAAGAAATCCTCGCGCGAAAAGGGAAGAAGGAGAAAGTCGCCTTCGTCGGGGATGGAATCAACGATACCCCGGTCCTGGCCCGCTCTGATATCGGCTTCGCCATGGGTGGCCTGGGGTCCGACGCAGCCATTGAGGCCGCTGACGTGGTGATCATGGACGACAAACCCTCCAAGATTGGGACTGCCATGCAGGTGGCCAAGGATACCCGTCGCATTGTTTGGCAAAACATCTTCTTCGCCCTTGGGGTGAAAGGCTTGTTCCTCATTCTGGGTGCCTTTGGGGTGGCTTCGATGTGGGAAGCGGTCTTTGCGGATGTAGGTGTTACCGTGATAGCTGTGTTGAATGCCATGAGAATACTAAATAAATAA
- a CDS encoding CadD family cadmium resistance transporter: MLQTIISALAVYVSTSIDYLLILMIIFSQSSTKGKMKGIVGGQYLGTGMLVAFSLFAAYVLNLIPEDWIIGLLGLIPLYLGIRIAFKGEQDEDEEEVLEKMEAGGGNRLFWTVALITVASGGDNLGIYIPYFTSLAGIEIGVALIVFAISVAILCYISYRLSKITLISETIEKYQRVIVSLVFIGLGIYIMIENGTIQTLLGL; encoded by the coding sequence ATGTTACAAACAATTATATCTGCCCTTGCGGTTTATGTTTCTACCAGTATTGATTATCTCCTGATCCTCATGATTATCTTCTCTCAAAGCAGCACGAAGGGGAAGATGAAGGGAATCGTTGGGGGACAATACCTGGGAACGGGAATGCTCGTTGCGTTCAGTTTATTTGCAGCCTATGTTTTAAACCTCATTCCTGAAGACTGGATTATTGGTTTGTTGGGATTGATTCCACTGTACTTAGGAATTCGGATTGCTTTCAAGGGAGAGCAGGATGAAGATGAAGAGGAAGTGCTTGAAAAAATGGAAGCAGGAGGGGGAAACCGATTATTTTGGACGGTAGCCCTGATTACCGTGGCTTCCGGTGGTGACAATCTAGGTATTTATATCCCTTACTTTACATCACTAGCTGGAATTGAAATTGGTGTAGCGTTAATTGTTTTCGCCATCTCTGTGGCGATCCTTTGCTATATCAGTTACAGATTATCAAAAATTACCTTGATATCAGAAACAATCGAGAAGTATCAGCGGGTGATAGTCTCGCTGGTTTTTATTGGATTAGGAATTTATATTATGATAGAAAATGGCACCATTCAAACCCTGTTGGGATTATAG
- a CDS encoding helix-turn-helix transcriptional regulator translates to MKNNIKELRKAMKISQQDLADRCNVTRQTINAIENEKYDPSLQLAFDLAKNLNTTVDKLFISDE, encoded by the coding sequence ATGAAAAATAATATCAAAGAACTCCGTAAAGCCATGAAAATATCGCAACAAGACCTGGCTGACCGCTGCAATGTTACACGTCAAACCATCAATGCGATTGAGAATGAGAAATATGATCCCTCTCTGCAATTAGCTTTTGATTTAGCTAAAAACTTAAACACCACGGTAGATAAATTGTTTATTTCGGATGAGTAA
- a CDS encoding nucleoside monophosphate kinase → MNIIIMGMPGAGMGTQAREIAVTYQIPYISTGEIFRSFAEMGSPIGLEVKTFMDMGKLVPDRLVNKLLWDRMGEDDMKEGFILDGYPRTRQQAEALEAYLESKRLSLDVVLYLAVGKEVLRKRLEKRVNLPWSEDKSEVIERRLQLSELEMEALTGFYQEAGIVSMVNGEQKPDIVFEKIQEVLQFHS, encoded by the coding sequence ATGAATATCATTATAATGGGAATGCCCGGCGCTGGAATGGGAACCCAAGCGAGGGAAATCGCAGTTACCTATCAGATTCCGTATATCTCTACAGGTGAAATCTTCCGATCTTTCGCTGAGATGGGTAGTCCGATCGGTCTAGAAGTCAAAACGTTCATGGATATGGGAAAACTAGTCCCCGATAGATTGGTCAATAAACTCCTCTGGGATCGCATGGGAGAGGATGACATGAAAGAGGGTTTCATTTTGGATGGATATCCGCGAACGCGTCAGCAAGCGGAAGCGTTAGAAGCATATCTGGAAAGCAAAAGACTGTCGCTGGATGTTGTCCTCTATCTGGCTGTTGGGAAAGAGGTCTTACGGAAAAGGTTAGAAAAGAGGGTCAATTTGCCTTGGTCAGAGGATAAATCAGAAGTCATAGAAAGACGGCTACAACTGAGTGAGCTCGAAATGGAAGCACTGACGGGTTTCTATCAGGAAGCGGGAATCGTTTCTATGGTCAATGGCGAACAAAAGCCCGACATTGTATTCGAAAAGATACAAGAAGTTCTTCAGTTTCATTCTTAA
- a CDS encoding recombinase family protein yields the protein MKIGYARVSTTDQNLDRQIEALKKAGAEKIFEEKMSGNSMTDREELQKALSFLREKDVLMVESLDRLGRNYDDIVQMVQQLDRKEIGLIVLNLPILNHDLGDSNLQKLIRNMIVQLLSWTTQNEREEIKRKQRQGIEIAKKKGHYKGRPVKYAADAKNPRDRMTYNVIVNKLKKGEPIKKIAEETDVTRDTVYRIKRELAFLQDLF from the coding sequence ATGAAAATTGGATATGCGCGTGTGTCTACCACAGACCAGAATCTGGACCGACAGATCGAGGCCCTCAAAAAAGCAGGGGCAGAGAAAATCTTTGAAGAAAAAATGTCCGGAAATAGTATGACAGATCGAGAGGAACTACAGAAAGCCTTGAGTTTCCTGCGAGAAAAAGATGTCTTGATGGTGGAGTCATTGGATCGACTGGGTCGAAACTATGATGATATCGTTCAGATGGTGCAGCAACTTGACCGGAAGGAAATTGGTTTAATCGTATTAAATTTACCCATTCTGAACCATGATTTAGGAGATTCCAATCTACAGAAGCTGATTCGGAACATGATCGTGCAGTTACTTTCCTGGACCACTCAAAATGAACGGGAAGAAATTAAGCGTAAGCAACGCCAAGGGATAGAGATCGCTAAGAAGAAGGGCCACTACAAGGGCCGTCCGGTGAAGTATGCGGCTGATGCCAAAAACCCCCGTGACCGTATGACATACAACGTGATTGTGAATAAGCTGAAAAAGGGAGAGCCCATAAAGAAGATTGCGGAAGAAACCGACGTAACCAGGGATACCGTTTATCGGATTAAAAGAGAGTTAGCGTTTTTGCAAGACTTATTCTAG
- a CDS encoding response regulator transcription factor, which produces MKILIVDDEENILEIVEAYLVAKNYQVFRAMDGEEALRKAETIRPDLIVLDLMLPDISGLEVCRRIRKSSSVPVIMLTARTTEQDILSGLQIGADHYMTKPFSPKELVARVQTVLRRSHPEPQEVKWSFEGGLLEIYPDNKQVFKKGVEVGLTPTEYKLLTLLASHPQQIFPRQQLLQVVKGLDFDGTDRVIDVHIKNLRQKIEDDDTRTPYYILTIYGEGYRFGGQK; this is translated from the coding sequence ATGAAAATTTTGATTGTAGATGACGAGGAAAACATTTTGGAGATTGTAGAGGCGTACTTGGTTGCTAAAAACTACCAAGTATTCAGAGCCATGGACGGAGAAGAAGCCTTGCGGAAAGCCGAAACCATCCGGCCGGATCTCATCGTCCTGGACCTCATGCTGCCGGATATCTCCGGTCTTGAGGTCTGCCGAAGAATAAGAAAATCCTCCAGCGTGCCCGTGATTATGCTGACGGCGAGAACAACGGAACAGGATATCCTGAGCGGACTGCAAATCGGCGCGGACCATTATATGACGAAACCCTTCAGCCCCAAAGAACTGGTGGCCCGAGTACAGACTGTACTGCGACGCTCACATCCGGAACCCCAAGAGGTGAAATGGTCCTTCGAAGGTGGTTTATTGGAAATCTATCCCGATAACAAGCAAGTATTCAAAAAGGGCGTAGAAGTGGGACTAACGCCAACTGAGTACAAGTTGCTGACTCTTCTGGCGTCACATCCTCAGCAGATTTTCCCTAGGCAACAGCTCTTGCAGGTCGTAAAAGGATTAGATTTTGACGGAACAGATCGAGTCATTGATGTCCATATTAAGAACCTGCGACAAAAGATAGAAGATGATGATACGCGAACCCCCTACTATATCCTGACAATCTATGGAGAGGGATACCGATTTGGTGGTCAAAAATGA
- a CDS encoding ATP-binding protein, whose translation MRRWIAYNFEALFAKKNIYYALNGDSLFITADRDKISQVITNLLSNAVKFTPPEGTITLKIRNEKNQALLTIADTGEGIHPKEINRIFERFYMSDLSRNSFLGGQGIGLSIVKSIIKAHNGTITVKSDYGKGSTFTVILPVKR comes from the coding sequence ATGCGTCGCTGGATAGCTTATAATTTTGAAGCTCTTTTTGCTAAGAAAAATATTTATTATGCATTAAATGGGGATTCTCTATTCATTACCGCTGATAGGGACAAAATAAGTCAAGTTATTACAAATCTTTTATCCAATGCTGTTAAATTTACACCCCCAGAAGGAACAATAACTCTAAAAATTCGCAACGAAAAAAATCAAGCTTTATTGACTATCGCAGATACGGGAGAAGGAATTCACCCAAAAGAAATTAATCGTATTTTTGAGAGGTTTTATATGTCTGATCTTTCAAGAAATAGTTTTCTAGGCGGGCAAGGAATTGGCTTATCTATCGTAAAAAGTATCATAAAGGCTCATAACGGAACCATAACGGTCAAAAGTGATTATGGAAAAGGTTCTACATTTACCGTTATTCTTCCTGTCAAAAGATAG
- a CDS encoding DUF2178 domain-containing protein — protein MEIKSISDIPGAFFYPLKEWAEASSTNWNIFVGIPMVLLLVAAIAYIRLIKTIGEPDERTNQYHKHWAYVVLITILVCDIIFPKEYLVMQFFVYKYALAVLAGDIYFYIQHNKDFS, from the coding sequence ATGGAAATTAAATCAATCTCTGATATCCCTGGTGCATTCTTTTATCCTTTGAAAGAATGGGCGGAAGCTAGTTCAACTAATTGGAATATTTTTGTGGGAATTCCAATGGTGTTACTGTTAGTTGCAGCGATTGCATATATAAGACTTATAAAAACAATCGGTGAACCAGACGAGCGAACCAATCAATATCATAAACATTGGGCCTATGTCGTTTTGATAACGATTTTGGTATGCGACATTATTTTCCCTAAAGAGTATTTAGTCATGCAATTCTTTGTTTATAAATATGCATTAGCCGTTCTGGCTGGAGACATCTATTTTTACATTCAACATAATAAAGATTTCAGTTGA